The following nucleotide sequence is from Nitrososphaerota archaeon.
TATTCGTCTACCAGGCCGCAAAGCTAGCTGCAGCAGGCATCATCATCTACTTCACAATCCTCTACACCTTCGACCACTACTTCAGAAACCTCGTCAAAACAATCTGGAGCAACTTCAGACCCTAAGAAAAAAGAAACACCGAAAAACAAACAAACAAAGACACCGCACTTACCTGCTAGAAAATTACAGGCGCCCTGGCCGGGAAACTCAGACAGCCGGCACCCCGACCATCTTTTGAACCCGGGTCGCAGGAGTGACAGTCCCGCATACTGGGCCGAACTATACTACCAGGGCACCGGTTAATCCCGATTAAGGCTATCTAATTAAATCTTTACCGAGAAGCGTGAGAAAAAGTTTAATCTACGAAAAGCTCTCCAAACAACCCAGTTTGAAGAAGCCTGTTGTTGACAGAAACATCTGCGAAGGATACGCAGTCTGCGTCGGAATAGCCCCCGAAGTCTTCGAAATGGATAAAGAAAACAAATCCGTAGTAAAAAACCCGCAAGGCGCCGACGAACAAACCATCCAAGACGCAATCAACGGCTGCCCAGTACAAGCCATCTCCTGGGCCAAAGAATAGCCCGAAAAACTCTCCTCCACTTCTAATCATCATCATCGACCGTGATACATACCCAGAAGATCCGCCAGCCGAACGTACAGAGTCTCCTCAGCTTATGGTAAGAAAGAAAATAAAAAAGGGAAGAGGCACCTCTTACAGGCGCCTTCCCATAGCTAAGAGAGCTGCTGCACCCAAACCTAGTATCGCTGTTGCGACTGCAGCGTAGGTGATATCGGCGGGAACGCCTGCTGACCCCGTTGAGGTAACAGTTATGGTTGCTGCGGCAACCGGGATTGGCAGAGTCGTTGTAGTTGTCGTGGTTGCGGCCGCCGATCTAGTCGAAGTTACTGTTGTGGCTACGACCGTGCTGACCCGCGTAGCTACAACCGTAGCTGTTGAAACTGCTGTCGTAGTGGACGTTACGGTTGTCAACGATACCGCTGTTGTAGTCGCGATTGTTGTTGCAGTGATGGTCTCGACCGCTGTCGCATTAGCAGTAACCACTGTGATTAGCGTGTTGTTCTTCGTCATGGTTACAGTGCTATTGGCTTGGGCGGGGATAGCGGCGGAGGAGGTGTTGGTGTTTGTTGTTGCTGTTGCTGCTGCTGAAGCCTTGAACGTTATGGTCGATTTTGCAGTGGCACCGCTGGAGGAGTCTGTCACCGCGACTGTGTATGTTCCGAAGGGTGTTGCTGTTGAGTTTGTTGCTGGCCAAGCCAGTACTGTGACATTGTATGCTCCTGCTGCGTTGGTGCTGCCCTGCTCAATACCTAGTAAGTCACTGTTGGGCTTTAGCACCTTGATCGTGACTGTGGAACTAGCTGAAGCGTTGCCTGTTACGATGAGTTTTTCATTCAATTCATACGCCGCCTTGTTCGGC
It contains:
- a CDS encoding ferredoxin, with translation MKKPVVDRNICEGYAVCVGIAPEVFEMDKENKSVVKNPQGADEQTIQDAINGCPVQAISWAKE